A window of Malania oleifera isolate guangnan ecotype guangnan chromosome 5, ASM2987363v1, whole genome shotgun sequence contains these coding sequences:
- the LOC131155520 gene encoding pentatricopeptide repeat-containing protein At5g66520-like, with protein MRPFPQLRGSEHRILNWLDSCCTSAAHIHQIQAQLILQSLHSNTTIAHRFIAACKPLGLLPSALLLFTQLRKPHVFICNSLIRAFSHSHSPHDSVFVYAHMHKNSILPNNFTFPFLLKSLSELKDLRQGQCVHTHITKLGHLNDIYVQNSLLSIYASCGCMGSCHQAFNEMPQKDVVSWTVLIAGNRSAGRHDDALIAFEQMQYAGVVPNRVTMVNALSTCSKCGALEMGVWIHDFIRRSGWELDVILGTSLVNMYGNCGRIEEGMDVFKNMKEKNVFTWNALIKGLALAKSGNEAVRWFSRMEHEGIEADEVTFLGVLCACSHSGLVQMGRRIFSSLIVGKYGFLPNFKHYACMIDLLVRAGRLQEAFIIITKLPFEPTKAMWGAFVAGSRTHGELELSEFATRKLVELEPENGAHYVLLSNLYAEMGRRSDVESMKRLMKETEMKKDQGCGAIEFEYERNVYELLAA; from the coding sequence ATGAGACCATTTCCTCAACTTCGCGGTTCAGAGCACAGAATTCTCAATTGGTTGGACAGTTGCTGCACTTCCGCCGCTCATATACACCAAATTCAAGCTCAGCTCATCCTCCAAAGCCTCCACTCCAACACCACCATAGCCCACCGTTTCATCGCTGCATGCAAGCCTCTAGGCCTCTTGCCCTCGGCTCTTCTCCTCTTCACCCAACTCCGCAAGCCCCACGTCTTCATATGCAACTCCCTCATCAGAGCCTTCTCCCACTCCCATTCCCCTCATGACTCCGTTTTTGTGTATGCTCACATGCATAAAAACTCTATACTTCCGAACAACTTCACCTTCCCGTTCCTTCTCAAGTCTTTGTCTGAGTTGAAGGACCTCAGACAAGGGCAGTGCGTCCATACCCACATCACTAAATTGGGTCATCTCAATGATATATATGTCCAAAATTCACTGCTCAGTATCTACGCGTCGTGTGGTTGTATGGGCTCGTGCCACCAGGCGTTCAATGAAATGCCCCAAAAAGATGTTGTGTCGTGGACTGTTTTGATTGCGGGGAATCGGAGTGCTGGGAGGCATGATGATGCTTTGATTGCTTTCGAACAGATGCAGTACGCGGGTGTGGTGCCCAATCGTGTAACAATGGTAAATGCTTTATCAACTTGCTCGAAGTGTGGGGCTCTGGAAATGGGTGTTTGGATACATGACTTCATAAGGAGGAGTGGGTGGGAATTAGATGTGATCCTGGGGACTTCCTTGGTTAATATGTATGGGAACTGTGGCAGAATTGAAGAGGGGATGGATGTTTTCAAAAACATGAAAGAAAAAAATGTCTTTACATGGAATGCACTCATTAAAGGGCTTGCTCTCGCAAAAAGCGGGAATGAGGCAGTTCGATGGTTTTCTAGAATGGAACATGAGGGCATCGAGGCAGATGAAGTGACCTTTCTTGGAGTGCTTTGTGCTTGTAGCCATTCTGGGTTGGTACAAATGGGAAGACGTATCTTTAGTTCCCTTATTGTTGGGAAGTATGGATTCTTACCCAATTTTAAACATTATGCGTGTATGATCGACCTCTTGGTGCGAGCAGGGCGTCTTCAAGAAGCTTTCATAATCATAACAAAATTGCCTTTCGAGCCAACCAAAGCTATGTGGGGAGCATTTGTAGCTGGTTCAAGAACACATGGCGAGCTGGAATTGAGTGAGTTTGCAACCAGGAAACTGGTGGAATTGGAGCCGGAGAATGGCGCTCACTATGTTCTGTTGTCTAATTTGTATGCAGAAATGGGAAGACGGAGTGATGTTGAAAGCATGAAGAGGCTGATGAAAGAGACGGAGATGAAGAAAGACCAAGGCTGTGGTGCCATAGAATTTGAATATGagaggaatgtatatgaattatTAGCTGCATGA